The Candidatus Acidiferrales bacterium region AAAGCGCAAATGATTTGGGTAATTGGTTTGAATTATCCACAGCGGTGACTTTATCAGAAGTTCTGAACGAAAAACTACTCAGAGAGGAAACGACGGTGTATCCGTCCGTTGCCGTGACTGACCAGTCATAATTCGAAGAAACATTCAAAACCGGCATGAGGTTGCTGGTCAAAGACGTGTCCTGCAAGTTTGTAAAAGTGGTGTCTAATCCTGTGCCTTCCAAGTGAAGGGAATATTCAACGGAGATGCCTGCGATAGTTGCTGATCTCGACCAAGAGAATACAATTGGTCTTGTTGGGTAGAAAAGTTGGACCGTATCGTAGTCGGATGGCGTAAAGAGAGTAACAGGTCTGAGTGTCGTGTCCATCATAGCAATGCTTCCCGTTGGCTTACTCCAAAGATATTGCGATGTTCGGGCTCTTACCCAAATTGTATCTGTATGATTCCAGCTTAATTCATTAGCCTGAACAGTGACGATCCCTTTCCCGAAACTTCCGCTCGTTGGCGTCATGGGGATTCCATAGCCAAGCGCAACGGCATTCGGGTTATTGCCGATAACAACCTCGGCTGCAGCAATCGATCTCGTGGGATACATAAGTTCGGCAGGTGCGCTCCATCTCCCCTGATCGTCCTTGACTCTGAGGTGAACAAACTGCCCCTGCGATAAACTAACACTGGACAAATTAAATGGAACATTTGCGGCACTCGTGATGGACACGGACGTTCCGTTTCCCGCTCCGGGATCCGGACCCACGAAGTACTCGACATAACTGACAAACGCTGATCTATTTACACCGGTAC contains the following coding sequences:
- a CDS encoding T9SS type A sorting domain-containing protein gives rise to the protein ITTNAQVIPRQAQITVGEYFVGSDPGVGNGTPISISSPSTTITSAILNLHLATNQLIHFRFKNTNGIWSVPRSITFTGTGVNRSAFVSYVEYFVGPDPGAGNGTSVSITSAANVPFNLSSVSLSQGQFVHLRVKDDQGRWSAPAELMYPTRSIAAAEVVIGNNPNAVALGYGIPMTPTSGSFGKGIVTVQANELSWNHTDTIWVRARTSQYLWSKPTGSIAMMDTTLRPVTLFTPSDYDTVQLFYPTRPIVFSWSRSATIAGISVEYSLHLEGTGLDTTFTNLQDTSLTSNLMPVLNVSSNYDWSVTATDGYTVVSSLSSFSFRTSDKVTAVDNSNQLPKSFALYQNYPNPFNPSTNIMYDLPQKSHVMIVVYDVLGREVRILVDEEKPAGSYRVIFDASNLPSGVYFYKLIAGNFVSIRKLMVIK